Proteins from one Halovivax limisalsi genomic window:
- a CDS encoding aminomethyltransferase family protein, which yields MTVIESIHDARGATFADRGGRRVVADYGRPERAHLAVRNGVGCIEVGRGVVVVEGDDRVEYVDNVVSNRVPETEGSGCYAVVCDPQGRIELDLYVYNAGSRLLVFTPPGTAGPLVEDWREKIFIQDVEIRLATDEFGVFGVHGPQATEKVASVLNGASTPEDRLTFVRGSIGDAGVSVIRTDGLAGEESYEVVCAAADAESVYELLTMQGGSATPFGYRTWETLTLEAGTPLFATELEGTIPNVLGLRFALDFEKGCYVGQEVVSRVENRGQPSRCLIGLVVDPNGEVESAAGTGSTDWSDPGADAPTGPIPDAGAAVFAGDASVGEVTRAAHAPSVDASIAFALVEYDRADERFTVRIDGDEVPAERRELPFVEGSDRSARLPTYT from the coding sequence ATGACCGTCATCGAGTCGATTCACGACGCGCGCGGGGCGACGTTCGCCGATCGCGGCGGTCGGCGCGTCGTCGCGGACTACGGCCGGCCGGAACGGGCCCACCTGGCCGTGCGCAACGGCGTCGGCTGCATCGAGGTCGGTCGCGGCGTCGTCGTGGTGGAGGGGGACGATCGCGTCGAGTACGTCGACAACGTCGTCTCCAATCGGGTTCCGGAGACGGAAGGCAGCGGCTGTTACGCCGTCGTCTGCGATCCGCAAGGCCGGATCGAACTCGACCTCTACGTCTACAACGCCGGCTCGCGCCTGCTCGTCTTCACGCCGCCGGGGACCGCCGGGCCCCTGGTCGAGGACTGGCGCGAGAAGATCTTCATCCAGGACGTCGAGATTCGCCTCGCCACCGACGAGTTCGGCGTCTTCGGCGTCCACGGTCCGCAGGCGACCGAGAAGGTCGCGAGCGTCCTCAACGGGGCGAGCACCCCGGAGGACCGACTCACGTTCGTCCGCGGCTCGATCGGGGACGCTGGCGTCTCCGTGATCCGGACCGACGGTCTCGCCGGCGAGGAGAGCTACGAGGTGGTCTGTGCGGCCGCGGACGCCGAATCTGTCTACGAGCTCCTCACGATGCAGGGCGGCTCCGCCACGCCCTTCGGCTACCGGACCTGGGAGACGCTCACGCTCGAGGCGGGGACGCCGCTGTTTGCGACCGAACTCGAGGGGACGATCCCGAACGTCCTCGGACTGCGATTCGCGCTCGACTTCGAGAAGGGGTGTTACGTCGGTCAGGAGGTCGTCTCGCGCGTCGAGAATCGGGGCCAGCCGAGCCGGTGCCTGATCGGCCTCGTCGTCGATCCGAACGGCGAGGTCGAGTCGGCGGCCGGGACCGGATCGACGGACTGGTCCGACCCGGGGGCCGACGCGCCAACCGGCCCGATTCCCGACGCCGGCGCCGCCGTGTTCGCCGGCGACGCGAGCGTCGGCGAGGTGACCCGGGCCGCGCACGCGCCGTCGGTCGACGCGTCGATCGCGTTCGCCCTCGTCGAGTACGACCGGGCGGACGAGCGGTTCACCGTCCGGATCGACGGCGACGAGGTGCCGGCCGAGCGCCGGGAACTACCCTTCGTCGAAGGCTCAGATCGATCGGCGCGGCTCCCCACCTACACCTGA
- a CDS encoding geranylgeranyl reductase family protein, whose translation MYDFAVVGVGPPGARFARRAAEAGHDVVALEQGRIGEPLACSGHVSRDIWSFTGDGARERLKQNEIYGARFHVGGPGSRAYPFYKSDPVSNVIDRVELDRHLAALAREAGADVRERHTVTDVEQRADRVVLTASGPNGTVELEARMVAGCDGPRSRVRDALSLPEPDEHLHGVLAFDETPDDDDFVDVHLTAPTFFAWRIPRGEAGVEYGLAAPPGVTVSKHFDDLVSGYDVSVTRRCSGAIPIGPPDRVTASRGFLIGDAAGQTKPFTGGGILYGMRCADHAVREIDPDRPSTVEAYERAWRDDIARDQSLGRWLRRGYSLPEPLQRAGLRALSGEIGVHMDRPTSIVSREHLKAMFSPR comes from the coding sequence ATGTACGACTTCGCGGTCGTCGGCGTCGGCCCGCCGGGCGCCCGCTTCGCCCGGCGGGCCGCCGAGGCGGGCCACGACGTCGTCGCGCTCGAGCAAGGTCGGATCGGCGAGCCGCTCGCCTGTTCGGGCCACGTCAGCCGGGACATCTGGTCGTTCACCGGCGACGGCGCGCGCGAGCGACTGAAGCAGAACGAGATCTACGGCGCGCGATTTCACGTCGGCGGCCCCGGCAGCCGCGCCTACCCCTTCTACAAATCCGACCCCGTCTCGAACGTGATCGACCGCGTCGAACTCGATCGCCACCTGGCAGCGCTCGCCCGCGAAGCGGGCGCGGACGTCCGCGAGCGCCACACGGTGACGGACGTCGAACAGCGAGCGGACCGGGTGGTCCTGACCGCGAGCGGCCCGAACGGGACCGTCGAACTCGAGGCGCGTATGGTCGCCGGCTGCGACGGGCCCCGGTCGCGCGTCCGCGACGCCCTTTCGCTACCCGAGCCCGACGAGCACCTCCACGGCGTCCTCGCGTTCGACGAGACGCCCGACGACGACGATTTCGTCGACGTCCACCTCACGGCTCCGACCTTCTTCGCCTGGCGCATCCCCCGCGGCGAGGCGGGCGTCGAGTACGGGCTCGCGGCACCGCCGGGCGTCACCGTGTCCAAACACTTCGACGACCTCGTCTCCGGCTACGACGTCTCCGTCACCCGCCGGTGCTCCGGGGCGATCCCGATCGGCCCGCCCGACCGCGTCACGGCCAGCCGTGGTTTCCTGATCGGCGACGCCGCCGGCCAGACGAAGCCCTTCACCGGCGGCGGCATCCTCTACGGGATGCGCTGTGCCGATCACGCCGTTCGCGAGATCGACCCCGACCGCCCGTCGACGGTCGAGGCCTACGAGCGCGCCTGGCGCGACGACATCGCGCGCGACCAGTCGCTCGGCCGCTGGCTCCGGCGCGGCTACTCGCTGCCCGAACCCCTCCAGCGCGCGGGACTGCGGGCGCTCTCGGGCGAGATCGGCGTCCACATGGACCGGCCGACCTCGATCGTCTCGCGCGAGCACCTGAAGGCGATGTTCTCGCCGCGCTGA
- a CDS encoding AAA family ATPase, producing the protein MTTTPSDAATTCERVLDAVGDAVIADRDFLETVLVGVLARGHVLLEDVPGTGKTLTADALASALDLSFSRIQFTPDLLPADVTGTHVYDEREATFEFTEGPIFANVVLADEINRAPPKTQAALLEAMSERQVTVAGETMALPDPFVVIATQNPVESEGTFPLPEAQVDRFAVKTSIGYPGREGEATLLRERTARTSKRPSVDPVLESVEAVRSLQAAPESVRVSDDLIDYMTAIAAATRRAGRVRVGVSPRGTQRLLEVSRATAVLEGRDYLAPADVKSVAPAVLAHRLVLTPEASVEDVSKRAVLERALESVPVPTVSRGEAPAPE; encoded by the coding sequence ATGACCACGACACCATCCGACGCCGCGACGACGTGCGAGCGCGTGCTCGACGCGGTCGGCGATGCCGTGATCGCCGATCGGGACTTCCTGGAGACCGTTCTCGTCGGCGTCCTCGCGCGCGGACACGTCTTGCTGGAGGACGTCCCGGGGACGGGAAAGACCCTCACCGCGGACGCCCTCGCCTCGGCGCTCGACCTCTCGTTCTCGCGGATCCAGTTCACGCCGGACCTGCTCCCGGCGGACGTCACCGGCACGCACGTCTACGACGAGCGCGAGGCGACCTTCGAGTTCACCGAGGGGCCGATCTTCGCGAACGTGGTCCTCGCCGACGAGATCAACCGCGCGCCGCCGAAGACCCAGGCCGCGCTGCTGGAGGCCATGAGCGAGCGGCAGGTGACCGTCGCCGGCGAGACGATGGCGCTGCCCGACCCGTTCGTCGTCATCGCGACGCAGAACCCCGTCGAGAGCGAGGGGACGTTCCCCCTGCCCGAGGCGCAGGTCGATCGCTTCGCCGTGAAGACCTCGATCGGCTACCCCGGCCGGGAGGGCGAGGCGACGCTGTTGCGCGAGCGCACCGCCCGGACGAGCAAGCGACCGTCCGTCGACCCCGTCCTCGAATCGGTCGAGGCGGTTCGATCGCTACAGGCCGCGCCCGAATCCGTGCGCGTGTCCGACGACCTCATCGATTACATGACCGCGATCGCGGCGGCGACCCGACGCGCCGGACGCGTTCGCGTCGGCGTCTCGCCCCGGGGTACGCAGCGCCTGCTCGAGGTTTCGCGCGCGACGGCCGTCCTCGAGGGTCGCGACTACCTCGCGCCGGCGGACGTCAAATCGGTCGCGCCGGCCGTCCTGGCCCACCGCCTGGTCCTCACGCCGGAGGCGTCCGTCGAGGACGTCTCCAAGCGGGCGGTCCTCGAGCGGGCGCTCGAGTCGGTCCCCGTGCCGACCGTCTCGCGGGGGGAGGCCCCCGCGCCGGAGTGA
- a CDS encoding DUF4129 domain-containing protein, which yields MTSIRSRVAAVVVLVCAFGLLAATADTGTAPGGPGGAGELPLDGDLLELFQGPGGVGDGSLCPAFLDAPGGLIAALAVIGGGMAAGYRLFDSAIPSVVVGAPIALWSLGCSALVGPVPGVGWLRGFSPSPTFLLALLALGLVGAIGLLWATSDDEWTGESVEPFDPDPPVDLEAAATAAGAAAARIDAQADVENEVYRAWLEMTDHLGVVRPETTTPAEFERRAIAAGMRREDVETLTDCFRDVRYGERDPAPRAERAISALERIEREYAEETE from the coding sequence ATGACCTCGATCCGGAGCCGCGTCGCGGCCGTCGTCGTCCTCGTCTGCGCGTTCGGCCTCCTCGCCGCGACGGCCGACACCGGCACCGCCCCCGGCGGTCCGGGTGGCGCCGGAGAGCTGCCGCTCGACGGCGACCTCCTCGAACTGTTCCAGGGTCCCGGCGGCGTCGGGGACGGGAGCCTCTGCCCGGCGTTTCTCGACGCGCCGGGCGGTCTCATCGCAGCGCTCGCTGTGATCGGCGGCGGGATGGCAGCGGGTTACCGGCTGTTCGACTCGGCGATCCCCTCGGTCGTCGTCGGAGCGCCGATCGCCCTCTGGTCGCTCGGCTGTTCGGCCCTCGTCGGACCGGTTCCCGGCGTCGGCTGGCTCCGGGGTTTCTCGCCGTCGCCGACGTTCCTCCTCGCGCTCCTCGCCCTCGGACTCGTCGGCGCGATCGGCCTGCTCTGGGCGACGTCGGACGACGAGTGGACGGGCGAGTCCGTCGAGCCGTTCGATCCGGACCCGCCCGTCGACCTCGAAGCGGCGGCGACGGCCGCCGGGGCGGCCGCGGCGCGGATCGACGCGCAGGCCGACGTCGAGAACGAAGTGTACCGCGCCTGGCTCGAGATGACCGACCACCTCGGCGTCGTCCGCCCGGAGACCACGACGCCGGCCGAATTCGAACGCCGCGCGATCGCTGCCGGCATGCGCCGCGAGGACGTCGAAACGCTCACCGACTGCTTCAGGGACGTTCGCTACGGCGAGCGCGATCCCGCGCCGCGCGCGGAGCGGGCGATCTCCGCCCTCGAGCGCATCGAACGCGAGTACGCGGAGGAGACCGAATGA
- a CDS encoding DUF7269 family protein: MTDPARVDDACGENADAPDRSGHGWDDPRADSADPDDSGRTPNGGTGSARTDAGPDGPPAPGSGDDAGLGRRQRLGLALLVAGVALFVVPAPGILETETRLLIAGVATGALILGLVYAGDERVTSHRFWRPPDPEPGSEIPRPGESFERLSGSALDERIRAAAIDVLTDATGCSEETAESRLASGAWTSDGLAAAALSEAVRPRLRRRLRARLTGADLDRRARERALAELAAIRAGRRSSGRAPSAGSETTNRGGRRGFDAVEDSNVDLDGGTDRDGTSADRADATGSLGGWGTEREDGDAEPSDATDREVLDP; encoded by the coding sequence ATGACCGATCCGGCGCGGGTCGACGACGCGTGCGGAGAGAACGCGGACGCTCCCGACCGATCGGGCCACGGCTGGGACGATCCGAGAGCGGACTCGGCCGATCCGGACGACTCCGGGAGGACCCCGAACGGCGGAACGGGGTCGGCCCGGACCGACGCCGGGCCCGACGGACCGCCCGCTCCCGGATCCGGAGACGACGCCGGTCTCGGACGCCGGCAGCGCCTCGGCCTGGCGCTGCTCGTCGCCGGCGTCGCGTTGTTCGTCGTCCCTGCGCCCGGGATCCTCGAGACGGAGACCCGACTATTGATCGCCGGCGTCGCCACCGGCGCGCTGATCCTGGGACTGGTCTACGCCGGCGACGAACGGGTGACGAGCCACCGCTTCTGGCGCCCGCCCGACCCCGAGCCGGGAAGCGAGATCCCGCGACCGGGCGAGTCCTTCGAACGGCTCTCCGGATCGGCCCTCGACGAGCGGATCCGCGCGGCGGCGATCGACGTGCTGACCGACGCGACGGGTTGTTCCGAGGAGACGGCCGAGTCCCGCCTGGCGTCGGGCGCCTGGACGAGCGACGGGCTGGCCGCGGCCGCCCTGAGCGAGGCGGTGCGGCCGCGGCTCCGTCGTCGGCTCCGAGCGCGGCTCACGGGTGCGGACCTCGATCGGCGCGCACGCGAGCGAGCGCTGGCCGAACTCGCGGCGATTCGGGCCGGGCGTCGATCGTCGGGGCGAGCGCCTTCGGCTGGGTCCGAGACGACCAACCGGGGCGGCCGACGCGGGTTCGACGCCGTCGAGGATTCGAACGTCGATCTGGACGGCGGTACGGACCGGGACGGCACGAGCGCCGACCGAGCCGACGCGACGGGCTCACTGGGCGGGTGGGGCACCGAACGAGAGGACGGGGACGCCGAACCGAGCGACGCCACCGACCGGGAGGTGCTCGATCCGTGA
- a CDS encoding DUF58 domain-containing protein, with the protein MSESTPDIEAERRTYHWSGIAALALVVGAVGAIAARPGLVLASVVFVAFAGYAWTARPVATHADGAAIIEIERHLDEPQPDPGESVTVTVAVRNAGETRCPDVRVVDGVPDGLAVVAGTPRHGAALRPGGRSTFAYTVRARRGEHEWGDAAVTVADPLDVVERTFDVACETRLRCSLPETPADDGLARAVTDWLPGPVETDTGGAGLEFHATREYRPTDPRTRIDWYRRARTGELGTIDYREERAATVVLLIDARRGAYRSPGPDATHAVDRSVEAADHLFSALLSAGHRVGLAAIGPRADCWLDPGAGDDHRATGRALLNEHPALSTHPPERDRSAAPTADARRRRVTDRVERLHRRLPDSAAVVLLSPCCDDEPTTIARRLWEYGRTVTVCSPDPTVATSVETRLARLERADRLDGIRRERCSVIDWPRDEPLERALVGGRGVRS; encoded by the coding sequence GTGAGCGAGTCGACGCCCGACATCGAGGCCGAGCGGCGCACGTACCACTGGAGCGGGATCGCCGCGCTGGCGCTGGTGGTGGGCGCCGTCGGCGCGATCGCGGCCCGTCCGGGGCTCGTCCTCGCGAGCGTCGTCTTCGTCGCGTTCGCGGGCTACGCGTGGACGGCCCGGCCGGTCGCGACGCACGCAGACGGCGCGGCGATCATCGAGATCGAGCGCCACCTGGACGAGCCCCAGCCGGACCCGGGCGAGTCGGTCACCGTGACAGTCGCCGTTCGAAACGCGGGCGAGACGCGCTGTCCGGACGTGCGCGTGGTCGACGGCGTTCCGGACGGGCTCGCTGTCGTCGCGGGCACGCCCCGTCACGGCGCGGCGCTTCGGCCGGGCGGCCGATCGACGTTTGCCTACACGGTGCGGGCCCGGCGCGGCGAGCACGAGTGGGGCGACGCGGCGGTGACCGTGGCCGATCCGCTCGACGTGGTCGAGCGCACGTTCGACGTCGCCTGCGAGACGCGACTGCGCTGTTCGCTCCCCGAGACGCCCGCCGACGACGGGCTCGCCCGCGCGGTCACCGACTGGCTCCCGGGACCGGTCGAGACGGACACCGGCGGCGCCGGCCTGGAGTTTCACGCGACGCGGGAGTACCGCCCGACCGACCCGCGGACGCGGATCGACTGGTACCGGCGGGCCAGGACCGGGGAGCTGGGGACGATCGACTACCGGGAGGAGCGGGCGGCGACCGTCGTCCTCCTGATCGACGCCCGGCGCGGGGCCTACCGCAGTCCCGGCCCGGACGCGACCCACGCCGTCGATCGGAGCGTCGAGGCCGCCGATCACCTCTTCTCGGCGCTGCTCTCGGCCGGACACCGGGTCGGCCTCGCCGCGATCGGGCCGCGAGCGGACTGCTGGCTGGATCCCGGTGCCGGCGACGACCACCGGGCGACCGGCCGGGCGCTGTTGAACGAGCACCCGGCCCTGTCGACCCACCCGCCCGAGCGCGATCGGTCGGCCGCGCCGACGGCCGACGCGCGACGCCGACGCGTGACCGACCGGGTCGAGCGGCTCCACCGCCGCCTCCCCGATTCGGCTGCGGTCGTCCTCCTCTCGCCGTGCTGTGACGACGAGCCCACGACGATCGCGCGGCGACTCTGGGAGTACGGCCGCACGGTGACGGTCTGCAGCCCCGATCCGACGGTCGCGACGTCGGTCGAGACGCGACTCGCGCGCCTCGAACGGGCGGATCGACTCGACGGAATCCGGCGCGAGCGGTGTTCCGTGATCGACTGGCCGCGCGACGAGCCGCTCGAACGCGCGCTGGTCGGCGGTCGGGGGGTGCGCTCGTGA
- a CDS encoding DUF7519 family protein: protein MSASPRGRESTESRLERLRRRLRQAIGRDSRPESTDPTESIDRAPARTSATLATALSILAALTMPEPTVRLLGLPGVLLLAGGAFAGSRRAVGSGFCVLVLGLLVAGFQGLAPLALLLGAVCATVAWDVGRYGVTVGEQLGRAAGTTRIELGHAVASAAVGLAAVGLGYGAALVGPGDRPVTAVALALLGAVVLLSSMRT, encoded by the coding sequence GTGAGCGCGTCGCCGCGCGGCCGCGAGTCGACCGAGTCCCGACTGGAGCGCCTCCGCCGTCGGCTGCGCCAAGCGATCGGTCGCGACTCACGCCCGGAGTCGACCGATCCAACCGAATCGATCGATCGCGCTCCCGCACGCACCAGTGCGACGCTCGCGACCGCGCTGTCGATCCTGGCAGCACTCACGATGCCCGAGCCGACGGTCCGACTGCTCGGCCTTCCCGGCGTCTTGCTGCTCGCGGGCGGCGCGTTCGCCGGGTCGCGTCGCGCCGTCGGCTCCGGCTTCTGCGTCCTCGTCCTCGGACTCCTCGTCGCCGGCTTCCAGGGACTCGCACCGCTCGCGCTCCTCCTCGGGGCGGTCTGTGCGACCGTCGCCTGGGACGTCGGCCGCTACGGCGTCACCGTCGGCGAGCAACTGGGCCGGGCGGCCGGGACGACCCGGATCGAACTGGGCCACGCGGTCGCCAGCGCGGCGGTCGGGCTGGCCGCCGTGGGACTCGGCTACGGCGCCGCCCTCGTCGGTCCCGGGGACCGGCCCGTCACCGCGGTCGCGCTCGCCCTCCTCGGGGCGGTCGTCCTGCTCTCGTCGATGCGCACGTGA
- a CDS encoding PaaI family thioesterase, whose product MDVRDRFNERYPFGEHLGVEVTHVEEGYVEGRIELDDHHSLSESTRLAHGAVPFGLADSLSAAAIASVEGTPGPTLDVRIDYLRPATGDIFGAAEVVRYGSDTGVVEVELTDADDRRLATTRGVYKTNLVDGENPFVDS is encoded by the coding sequence ATGGACGTTCGCGACCGATTCAACGAGCGGTATCCGTTCGGCGAGCACCTCGGCGTCGAGGTAACCCACGTCGAGGAGGGCTACGTCGAAGGCCGGATCGAACTCGACGACCACCACTCGCTCTCGGAGTCGACCCGACTGGCCCACGGCGCGGTCCCGTTCGGGCTGGCCGACTCCCTCTCGGCCGCCGCCATCGCCTCCGTCGAGGGGACGCCCGGCCCGACGCTCGACGTGCGAATCGACTACCTCCGACCCGCGACGGGGGACATCTTCGGCGCGGCCGAGGTGGTCCGGTACGGGAGCGACACGGGCGTCGTCGAGGTCGAACTCACCGACGCGGACGACCGCCGGCTCGCGACGACGCGCGGCGTGTACAAGACGAACCTCGTCGACGGCGAGAATCCCTTCGTCGACTCCTGA
- a CDS encoding GTP-dependent dephospho-CoA kinase family protein produces the protein MTAPSAPDGPDESARPEPLVSLPKSLRHELKDPVGPIETDSETLLGAAGDPLVTVGDVVTYHVLEAGRRPDVALVDGITERAAVDAAVRETVTAGETVDVANPQGTITAALAHELVAAIDDPEPVTILVDGEEDLAVLPAIVTAPEGASVVYGQPGEGMVHAVVTDELRAEIRSLLAQFDGDTETLFWILDR, from the coding sequence GTGACAGCGCCATCCGCGCCGGACGGCCCGGACGAATCCGCTCGCCCCGAGCCGCTGGTCTCCTTGCCGAAATCGCTCCGTCACGAACTCAAAGACCCCGTCGGCCCGATCGAGACCGATTCCGAGACGCTGCTCGGCGCCGCGGGGGATCCGCTCGTGACCGTCGGCGACGTCGTCACCTACCACGTGCTCGAAGCCGGTCGGCGGCCGGACGTCGCCCTCGTCGACGGCATCACCGAGCGAGCGGCGGTCGACGCGGCCGTCCGCGAGACCGTCACGGCCGGTGAAACGGTCGACGTCGCGAACCCGCAGGGAACGATCACCGCCGCGCTGGCCCACGAACTCGTCGCCGCGATCGACGATCCGGAGCCGGTCACGATCCTGGTCGACGGCGAGGAAGATCTGGCCGTGCTTCCGGCGATCGTCACCGCCCCGGAGGGCGCGAGCGTCGTCTACGGCCAGCCCGGCGAGGGGATGGTCCACGCGGTCGTAACCGACGAGCTCCGGGCGGAGATCCGGTCGCTGCTCGCTCAGTTCGACGGTGATACCGAAACCCTGTTTTGGATCCTCGATCGCTGA
- the spt4 gene encoding transcription elongation factor subunit Spt4, with protein sequence MASNRLVCRECHLVNDADAETCASCASSSLTEDWAGYVVIAHPEESEIATEMQVTEPGAYALKVR encoded by the coding sequence GTGGCATCGAATCGCCTCGTCTGTCGGGAGTGTCACCTCGTCAACGACGCCGACGCCGAAACTTGCGCGTCGTGTGCCTCCTCCTCGCTCACCGAGGACTGGGCGGGCTACGTCGTCATCGCCCACCCCGAAGAGTCCGAGATCGCCACCGAGATGCAGGTCACCGAACCCGGCGCGTACGCGCTGAAGGTCCGGTGA
- a CDS encoding DNA-directed RNA polymerase: MYKRVRLKDTVEVPPEELGDVSPELVKRLLQDKLEGRMDEEVGSIVSVTAVHDIGEGAVLPNRPGVYYEADFDAVTFDPQMQEVVDGTVVEVVEFGAFVGIGPVDGLLHVSQISDEYLAYDGENQRLSSSESDQALGVDDAIRTRIVTKSIDERNPRDSKIGLTAKQVGLGKHGWLEEAREEREATAGE; this comes from the coding sequence ATGTACAAACGGGTCAGATTGAAAGACACGGTTGAAGTGCCTCCGGAAGAACTGGGCGACGTCTCGCCGGAGCTGGTAAAGCGATTGCTCCAGGACAAACTGGAGGGCCGCATGGACGAGGAGGTCGGGAGCATCGTCTCCGTGACGGCCGTCCACGATATCGGCGAGGGCGCGGTCCTGCCGAACCGTCCAGGGGTGTACTACGAGGCCGACTTCGACGCCGTCACGTTCGACCCGCAGATGCAGGAAGTGGTCGACGGCACCGTCGTCGAGGTCGTCGAGTTCGGCGCCTTCGTCGGGATCGGCCCCGTCGACGGCCTGCTGCACGTCTCGCAGATCTCCGACGAATATCTCGCCTACGACGGCGAGAACCAGCGCCTCTCCTCCTCGGAATCCGACCAGGCGCTCGGCGTCGACGACGCCATTCGCACGCGCATCGTGACGAAGAGCATCGACGAGCGCAACCCGCGCGACTCCAAGATCGGCCTGACCGCCAAACAGGTCGGACTCGGCAAGCACGGCTGGCTGGAGGAAGCGCGCGAGGAGCGCGAAGCCACGGCGGGTGAGTAA
- a CDS encoding PIN domain-containing protein, translating into MTTRVALDTSALMMPVELDVRLFDELDRLLTGPPSIDAPDADGPETADGFEVITPQPVLEELRRLSEKGGTEGTAATVGHDLATERCLPVDTAESYADDALVELAREGGVDYVVTNDRPLRERVLETGVPVIALRGRNKLQITQP; encoded by the coding sequence ATGACGACGCGCGTGGCCCTCGATACGAGCGCGCTCATGATGCCCGTCGAACTCGACGTCCGCCTGTTCGACGAACTCGACCGGCTGCTCACGGGACCGCCGTCGATCGACGCGCCGGACGCGGACGGGCCGGAGACGGCCGACGGGTTCGAGGTGATCACGCCGCAGCCGGTTCTCGAAGAGTTGCGGCGCCTCTCGGAGAAGGGCGGCACGGAGGGCACCGCCGCGACCGTCGGGCACGACCTGGCGACCGAACGCTGCCTGCCGGTCGACACCGCCGAATCGTACGCCGACGACGCCCTGGTCGAACTCGCTCGCGAGGGTGGCGTCGACTACGTCGTCACGAACGACCGACCGCTACGCGAGCGGGTACTCGAGACGGGCGTACCGGTAATTGCATTACGCGGGAGAAACAAACTGCAGATAACGCAACCATAG
- a CDS encoding translation initiation factor IF-2 subunit gamma — protein sequence MSENDQPEVNIGLVGHVDHGKTTLVQALSGDWTDQHSEEMKRGISIRLGYADATFRQCPDLDEPERYTVAEECPDGSAAEPLRTVSFVDAPGHETLMATMLSGASLMDGAVLVVSANEPVPQPQTEEHLMALDIIGIDNIVIAQNKVDLVDGDRARENYEEIREFVSGTVAEDAPVVPVSAGQNVNMDLLIQAIEAEIPTPERDPDADARLHVARSFDINKPGTTAEDLVGGVVGGSLVRGELEIDDDLEIRPGREVEEGGQSSYVPIETSIRSLQAGGESVERARPGGLLGIGTGLDPSLTKGDALAGRLAGPPGSLPPTWQSFTMSVELLERIVGADETGGEIEEISTGEPLMMTVGTATTVGAVTSARSGECEVNLKRPVCAEPGAKIAINRRIGARWRLIGVGTLQE from the coding sequence ATGTCAGAAAACGATCAACCGGAGGTGAACATCGGGCTCGTCGGTCACGTCGATCACGGCAAGACCACGCTGGTACAGGCGCTGTCGGGTGACTGGACGGACCAGCACTCGGAGGAGATGAAACGCGGCATCTCCATCCGGCTGGGCTACGCCGACGCGACGTTTCGGCAGTGTCCGGATCTCGACGAACCCGAACGGTACACCGTCGCGGAGGAGTGTCCGGACGGGTCGGCCGCCGAACCGTTACGGACCGTCTCGTTCGTCGACGCGCCGGGCCACGAGACCCTGATGGCGACCATGCTCTCGGGGGCCTCCCTGATGGACGGGGCCGTCCTCGTCGTCTCGGCGAACGAGCCCGTCCCGCAGCCACAGACCGAAGAACACCTGATGGCGCTGGACATCATCGGGATCGACAACATCGTCATCGCCCAGAACAAGGTCGACCTCGTCGACGGCGACCGCGCGCGCGAGAACTACGAGGAGATCCGGGAGTTCGTGTCGGGCACCGTCGCCGAGGACGCGCCGGTCGTCCCGGTCAGCGCCGGCCAGAACGTCAACATGGACCTGCTCATCCAGGCCATCGAGGCGGAGATCCCGACGCCGGAGCGCGATCCGGACGCCGACGCGCGCCTGCACGTCGCCCGGAGCTTCGACATCAACAAGCCGGGGACGACCGCCGAGGACCTCGTCGGCGGCGTCGTCGGCGGCAGCCTGGTACGGGGCGAACTCGAGATCGACGACGACCTCGAGATCCGTCCCGGCCGGGAGGTCGAGGAGGGCGGCCAGTCGTCGTACGTCCCGATCGAGACGTCGATCCGCTCGCTGCAGGCCGGCGGCGAGTCCGTCGAGCGGGCCCGCCCGGGCGGCCTGCTCGGCATCGGCACCGGGCTCGATCCGTCGCTGACCAAGGGCGACGCGCTGGCCGGGCGCCTCGCCGGCCCGCCGGGATCGCTGCCGCCGACCTGGCAGTCCTTTACGATGTCCGTCGAACTGCTCGAGCGGATCGTCGGCGCCGACGAGACCGGCGGCGAGATCGAGGAGATCTCGACGGGCGAGCCGCTCATGATGACCGTCGGCACCGCGACGACCGTCGGGGCCGTCACCAGCGCCCGATCGGGCGAGTGCGAGGTCAACCTCAAGCGGCCGGTCTGTGCCGAACCCGGCGCGAAGATCGCGATCAACCGACGCATCGGCGCCCGCTGGCGGCTGATCGGCGTCGGCACGCTCCAGGAGTGA